From a single Sorghum bicolor cultivar BTx623 chromosome 5, Sorghum_bicolor_NCBIv3, whole genome shotgun sequence genomic region:
- the LOC8075794 gene encoding uncharacterized protein LOC8075794 isoform X1, with protein MAAAGGESMMTREQLLHLFSRFSFLISLPEVKQRIADAVRDKQEAVAVTTEIQEEILHEMGVVYNDLMQMRNKNQIENDDAFTIDPSFGIGCLGKVNVVYENDKDLMIKFYQFVAKEEMAIDEAELEPRELAAKLHAQQIIQEQQLNMLVEMRKYSPESQSVILGTLHRELEEANFDINTSILSPEQIQEIVQK; from the exons atggcggcggccggcggcgagagCATGATGACGAGGGAGCAGCTGCTCCACCTCTTCTCCCGCTTCTCCTTCCTTATCTCCCTCCCCG AGGTCAAGCAGCGGATTGCCGACGCCGTCAGGGACAAGCAG GAGGCCGTGGCCGTGACCACTGAAATACAAGAGGAGATTCTTCACGAGATGGGAGTAG TTTACAATGATTTGATGCAGATGAGGAATAAGAATCAGATTGAGAACGATGATGCATTTACAATAG ATCCAAgttttggcattggttgcctagGAAAGGTCAATGTTGTTTACGAAAATGACAAGGACTTGATGATTAAATTCTATCAATTTGTTGCCAA AGAAGAAATGGCTATTGATGAAGCTGAGCTTGAACCCAGAGAATTGGCTGCCAAACTACATGCTCAACAAATAATACAAGAACAG CAACTGAACATGCTAGTTGAAATGAGGAAATATAGCCCAGAGAGCCAATCTGTCATACTTGGGACT TTGCACAGAGAATTGGAAGAAGCTAATTTTGACATCAATACATCGATCTTGAGTCCAGAGCAAATCCAAGAGATTGTTCAAAAGTGA
- the LOC8075794 gene encoding uncharacterized protein LOC8075794 isoform X2 → MAAAGGESMMTREQLLHLFSRFSFLISLPEVKQRIADAVRDKQEAVAVTTEIQEEILHEMGVDPSFGIGCLGKVNVVYENDKDLMIKFYQFVAKEEMAIDEAELEPRELAAKLHAQQIIQEQQLNMLVEMRKYSPESQSVILGTLHRELEEANFDINTSILSPEQIQEIVQK, encoded by the exons atggcggcggccggcggcgagagCATGATGACGAGGGAGCAGCTGCTCCACCTCTTCTCCCGCTTCTCCTTCCTTATCTCCCTCCCCG AGGTCAAGCAGCGGATTGCCGACGCCGTCAGGGACAAGCAG GAGGCCGTGGCCGTGACCACTGAAATACAAGAGGAGATTCTTCACGAGATGGGAGTAG ATCCAAgttttggcattggttgcctagGAAAGGTCAATGTTGTTTACGAAAATGACAAGGACTTGATGATTAAATTCTATCAATTTGTTGCCAA AGAAGAAATGGCTATTGATGAAGCTGAGCTTGAACCCAGAGAATTGGCTGCCAAACTACATGCTCAACAAATAATACAAGAACAG CAACTGAACATGCTAGTTGAAATGAGGAAATATAGCCCAGAGAGCCAATCTGTCATACTTGGGACT TTGCACAGAGAATTGGAAGAAGCTAATTTTGACATCAATACATCGATCTTGAGTCCAGAGCAAATCCAAGAGATTGTTCAAAAGTGA
- the LOC8075795 gene encoding alpha-ketoglutarate-dependent dioxygenase alkB, whose product MYGASDPTAAERTAFRCAEKQYKLYKPLNLKGRSRSRSKLSGGEGGGADLSAVVDFHVLLAADGELPAGIGRHDCVGFDRPVFCFLDRPGFYFIPGALSTEEQCCWIRESLKTFPQPPNRTNLTAIYGSISDLLIAAKNKKVLVEAENPDIQERNEQNNCGGKTKSKYFKFVDSESQKGEEHRSTAATTLMRKLRWSTLGLQFDWSKRNYDVSLPHNKIPDALAGLAKKMAIPAMPSGEEFKPEAAIVNYYGPSDMLGGHVDDMEADWTKPIVSISLGCKCIFLLGGKTRDEVPTAMFLRSGDIVLMAGEARERFHGVPRIFAESDQQEISALISQLSSGDDDFILDYIKNSRININIRQVY is encoded by the exons ATGTATGGTGCGTCTGACCCCACAGCTGCGGAGCGCACGGCGTTCCGGTGTGCTGAGAAGCAGTACAAGCTTTACAAGCCACTCAACCTCAAGGGCAGGTCCAGGTCCAG GAGCAAGCTGTCTGGTGGAGAAGGAGGTGGCGCTGATCTGTCAGCGGTAGTTGACTTCCACGtgctgcttgctgctgatgGGGAGCTTCCCGCGGGGATTGGTCGGCATGACTGTGTGGGGTTTGACCGCCCCGTGTTCTGCTTCTTGGACAGGCCAG GGTTCTATTTCATTCCTGGTGCTTTATCAACTGAGGAACAATGCTGTTGGATCAGGGAAAGCTTGAAAACATTTCCACAGCCACCTAATAGGACTAATTTGACTGCAATATATGGTTCAATTTCTGACTTACTCATCGCtgctaaaaataaaaaggtaTTGGTTGAAGCAGAAAATCCTGATATCCAAGAAAGAAATGAACAGAATAATTGTGGAGGGAAAACGAAATCCAAATACTTCAAATTTGTGGACTCAGAGAGCCAGAAAGGGGAAGAGCATAGGTCAACTGCAGCCACTACCCTTATGAGGAAGCTCCGGTGGAGCACCCTTGGTCTACAATTTGATTGGTCAAAG CGGAACTATGATGTATCACTTCCACACAACAAGATTCCAGATGCTCTAGCTGGTCTTGCCAAAAAGATGGCTATTCCAGCTATGCCTTCTGGAGAAGAATTCAAGCCAGAAGCTGCTATAGTGAACTATTATGGTCCAA GTGATATGCTTGGTGGCCATGTTGATGACATGGAAGCAGATTGGACAAAACCTATTGTAAGCATAAG TTTGGGCTGCAAATGCATCTTTCTTCTGGGAGGAAAGACAAGAGATGAAGTTCCAACAGCAATGTTCCTGCGCAGCGGTGATATAGTTTTGATGGCTGGGGAAGCACGAGAACGCTTCCATG GTGTACCTCGGATCTTCGCAGAGAGTGACCAACAAGAAATCTCTGCACTGATTTCACAACTATCTAGTGGAGATGACGACTTTATTTTGGACTATATCAAGAATTCTAGGATAAATATCAACATCAGACAGGTCTACTGA